One segment of Brassica napus cultivar Da-Ae chromosome C3, Da-Ae, whole genome shotgun sequence DNA contains the following:
- the LOC106349770 gene encoding probable L-type lectin-domain containing receptor kinase I.6 — MKQFVAEIVSMGTLKHKNMVPLLGYCRRKGELLLVSEYMPNGSLDQYLFYDDKPPFSWRRRLIIIKDIASALNYMHTGAPQVVLHRDIKASNVMLDAEYNGRLGDFGMARFHDHGADPATTAAVGTIGYMAPELVTMGASTATDVFGFGALVLEVTCGRRPVEPALPEERRSLVKWVCQCWKMASLLGARDPRMRGEISAEEVEMVLKIGLICMNAVAELRPSMEEVMQYLNGSLKLPDITPHSPGIGSFVPLIMGSYPLPASPTTETLSASLYSSSSANDSTFVTHSIVYGHGR; from the coding sequence ATGAAGCAGTTTGTGGCTGAAATCGTGAGCATGGGTACTCTGAAGCACAAGAATATGGTTCCACTTCTTGGGTACTGTAGAAGAAAAGGTGAGTTACTTCTAGTATCTGAATACATGCCCAATGGTAGTCTTGACCAATACTTGTTCTACGACGATAAACCTCCCTTTTCATGGCGTCGGAGACTTATAATCATCAAGGATATAGCTTCAGCTTTAAATTACATGCATACAGGAGCTCCTCAAGTTGTTCTCCACCGGGATATCAAGGCTTCTAATGTTATGTTAGACGCTGAATATAACGGAAGGTTAGGGGACTTTGGTATGGCGAGGTTCCATGATCATGGAGCAGACCCTGCTACAACTGCCGCTGTGGGAACCATTGGCTACATGGCACCGGAGCTTGTTACCATGGGAGCTTCCACTGCAACCGACGTTTTTGGCTTTGGTGCCTTAGTACTTGAAGTTACATGTGGGAGGAGACCCGTTGAGCCTGCGTTGCCAGAGGAAAGAAGGTCTTTGGTTAAGTGGGTCTGCCAATGCTGGAAGATGGCTTCTTTGCTCGGAGCTAGAGATCCGAGAATGAGAGGTGAAATCTCAGCTGAGGAAGTGGAAATGGTATTGAAAATTGGATTGATTTGCATGAATGCTGTGGCGGAACTGAGACCTTCGATGGAAGAAGTGATGCAATACTTAAATGGAAGCCTAAAGCTGCCTGATATCACCCCACATTCTCCTGGAATAGGGTCCTTTGTACCACTGATTATGGGATCATACCCGCTCCCTGCCTCCCCTACTACGGAGACCTTGTCAGCATCCCTTTACTCTTCTTCCTCAGCCAACGACTCTACATTTGTCACTCACTCCATTGTCTATGGGCACGGACGGTAG